The proteins below are encoded in one region of Vibrio sp. ED004:
- a CDS encoding chemotaxis response regulator protein-glutamate methylesterase, producing MAIKVLVVDDSSFFRRRVSEIINSEARLEVIDVAVNGKEAVEKAKKLRPDVITMDIEMPVMDGITAVREIMAASPTPILMFSSLTHDGAKATLDALDAGALDFLPKKFEDIARNRDDAVALLQQRVIQIAAKRAFMRRTPVAPRATATTSTSTPLRQPMSAATSAATSSVKPAVASAAKFRASGKKYQLTAIGTSTGGPVALQKILTRIPANYPHPIVLVQHMPATFTAAFASRLNTLCKIEVREAQDGDVLKPGVAYLAPGGKQMMVDGRPGSARLRIIDGGDRMNYKPCVDVTFGSAAKIYGDKVLSMILTGMGADGREGSRMLKTAGSTIWAQDEDSCVVYGMPQAVAKAGISTEDLPLDRIAERILVEVGLA from the coding sequence ATGGCGATTAAAGTATTAGTCGTTGATGATTCGAGCTTTTTTCGTCGTCGCGTTAGCGAGATCATCAATTCAGAGGCTCGCCTAGAAGTCATCGATGTAGCAGTAAACGGCAAAGAAGCGGTCGAGAAAGCAAAGAAGCTAAGACCTGACGTGATTACGATGGACATCGAAATGCCCGTCATGGACGGCATCACAGCCGTTCGTGAAATTATGGCTGCGTCTCCAACGCCTATTTTGATGTTTTCATCGTTAACGCATGACGGCGCGAAAGCAACGTTAGATGCGTTAGACGCCGGTGCTCTAGATTTCTTACCTAAGAAGTTTGAAGACATCGCTCGTAACCGTGATGACGCAGTCGCATTGCTTCAACAGCGTGTGATTCAGATTGCCGCTAAGCGTGCATTCATGCGTCGTACACCTGTTGCACCGCGAGCTACTGCAACGACTTCAACATCAACGCCATTACGCCAACCGATGTCAGCAGCGACTTCGGCTGCTACTTCATCTGTGAAGCCTGCAGTTGCATCAGCAGCCAAGTTTAGGGCTTCGGGTAAGAAGTATCAGCTAACGGCAATTGGTACGTCGACTGGCGGCCCTGTTGCACTACAGAAGATTTTGACCCGCATCCCTGCCAACTATCCACATCCGATTGTGTTAGTTCAGCATATGCCTGCAACCTTTACTGCTGCTTTTGCTAGCCGATTGAATACCTTGTGTAAGATTGAAGTGCGTGAAGCTCAAGATGGTGACGTGTTGAAGCCTGGTGTGGCTTATCTTGCGCCGGGTGGCAAACAGATGATGGTTGATGGACGCCCTGGTTCTGCCCGCTTAAGAATTATCGATGGCGGCGACCGCATGAACTACAAACCATGTGTGGATGTTACTTTCGGCTCTGCTGCCAAGATCTACGGCGACAAAGTCCTGTCTATGATCCTGACCGGTATGGGCGCAGATGGTCGAGAAGGTTCGCGTATGTTGAAGACTGCGGGCTCGACAATTTGGGCACAAGACGAAGATAGCTGTGTTGTATATGGTATGCCTCAAGCTGTAGCAAAAGCTGGCATTTCTACTGAAGACCTACCTCTAGACCGCATCGCGGAAAGGATCTTGGTTGAAGTTGGGTTAGCTTAG
- a CDS encoding ParA family protein has product MIVWSVANQKGGVGKTTTTVTLAGLLALKGLRVLLVDTDPHASLTTYLGYDSDAVESSLFDLFQLREFSAQTVRPLTLQTDVEGIDIIPAHMSLATLDRVMGNRSGMGLILKRALAALKDDYDYVLIDCPPILGVMMVNALAASDRILIPVQTEFLAMKGLERMIRTLTIMQKSRKTPFKVTIVPTMYDKRTKASLQTLTQLKEDYPNQVWTSAVPIDTKFRDASLKRLPASHFASGSRGVFAYKQLLIYLERLAINERE; this is encoded by the coding sequence ATGATTGTTTGGAGTGTTGCAAACCAAAAAGGTGGTGTTGGTAAAACAACCACGACAGTGACCTTGGCAGGCTTGCTTGCCTTAAAAGGGCTTCGTGTTCTGTTGGTTGATACTGACCCACATGCATCACTGACCACCTATCTGGGTTACGACTCAGATGCGGTGGAGTCGAGCTTGTTCGATCTGTTTCAGCTTCGTGAGTTTTCTGCGCAAACGGTAAGACCACTGACGTTGCAAACCGACGTAGAAGGCATCGATATCATTCCTGCACACATGTCATTGGCAACACTTGACCGAGTGATGGGAAATCGAAGCGGCATGGGGTTAATCTTGAAGCGTGCTTTAGCGGCGTTGAAAGATGATTATGACTACGTGTTGATCGATTGTCCGCCAATTCTTGGTGTGATGATGGTGAATGCGTTGGCGGCCAGCGACCGTATTTTGATTCCGGTACAGACTGAGTTTCTCGCAATGAAGGGCCTAGAGCGCATGATTCGCACTCTAACCATTATGCAGAAGTCTCGTAAAACACCGTTTAAGGTGACAATTGTCCCGACCATGTACGACAAGCGAACCAAGGCTTCACTGCAAACATTAACGCAGCTCAAAGAGGATTATCCGAACCAAGTTTGGACGTCTGCTGTGCCGATTGATACCAAGTTTAGAGACGCGAGCCTAAAGCGCTTGCCAGCATCTCATTTTGCATCGGGTAGTCGTGGTGTATTTGCTTACAAACAACTGCTTATTTATCTCGAAAGGTTGGCGATAAATGAGCGCGAATAA
- a CDS encoding chemotaxis protein CheW, producing MSANKESTMARPNLSSEQALDDYFTALLGDESFESDDFFVDESNDESQSEEPEPEPEPEPEPEPEPEPEPEPEPEPEPEPERQLASHHSSYAEIRAAEFEVPNLEDVQKLLSRLEATNVVDELNLDELMEQNTQKIAQQTDMQMFDAAVESVQVFEEPEIQDWNLPETDLSIAVEPLAESPSIEEQQIEVEFAAQSELVKTEQAEVIEPELEAPFIEPVVELETQAGGADQFTSWESQTRTEDFQVLYFDVNGVTFAVPLEELGGIHRLEEVNHIIGKPTWYLGLQTNRDSQLDVVDTAKWVMSEKLSGDEYKENYQYIVMLGESLWGLAGTELKGTELLNTDKVRWRETAGKRPWLAGMVKEKMCALIHVEALIAMLNAGLDVKALS from the coding sequence ATGAGCGCGAATAAAGAATCAACAATGGCGCGACCAAATCTATCGAGTGAACAAGCACTGGATGACTATTTTACCGCGCTGTTAGGCGATGAAAGCTTTGAATCAGATGATTTTTTTGTTGACGAGTCTAACGACGAATCACAATCTGAAGAGCCAGAGCCAGAGCCAGAGCCAGAGCCAGAGCCAGAGCCAGAGCCAGAGCCAGAGCCAGAGCCAGAGCCAGAGCCAGAGCCAGAGCCAGAGCGCCAATTGGCGAGTCATCATTCAAGCTACGCAGAAATTCGCGCAGCTGAGTTTGAAGTGCCTAATCTTGAGGATGTTCAAAAGCTACTGAGTCGCTTAGAAGCAACCAATGTGGTTGATGAACTGAATCTTGATGAGTTGATGGAGCAGAACACTCAGAAAATCGCTCAGCAAACAGACATGCAAATGTTTGATGCTGCGGTCGAATCTGTTCAAGTGTTTGAAGAACCAGAAATTCAAGATTGGAATCTTCCAGAAACCGATTTATCAATTGCTGTGGAGCCTTTGGCTGAATCACCGTCAATTGAAGAACAACAAATTGAAGTTGAGTTCGCCGCTCAATCTGAGTTAGTAAAAACTGAACAAGCTGAAGTGATAGAACCTGAGCTTGAAGCTCCTTTTATCGAGCCAGTTGTTGAGCTTGAAACTCAAGCTGGAGGCGCTGACCAATTTACTTCTTGGGAAAGCCAAACTCGAACAGAAGATTTTCAAGTACTGTATTTTGATGTGAATGGTGTGACCTTTGCGGTGCCGCTTGAAGAACTCGGTGGTATCCATCGCCTAGAAGAGGTCAATCACATTATTGGTAAACCGACTTGGTATTTGGGGTTGCAAACCAATCGTGATAGTCAGCTAGATGTGGTCGATACCGCAAAATGGGTGATGTCTGAGAAACTATCAGGTGACGAATACAAAGAAAACTATCAATATATAGTGATGCTTGGAGAAAGCTTGTGGGGCCTTGCGGGCACTGAGCTCAAAGGCACCGAGTTGCTGAATACAGATAAAGTACGCTGGCGAGAAACGGCGGGAAAACGCCCTTGGCTCGCTGGTATGGTAAAAGAAAAAATGTGTGCTTTGATCCATGTCGAAGCATTAATCGCCATGCTAAATGCAGGGCTAGATGTAAAAGCATTGAGCTAG
- a CDS encoding chemotaxis protein CheW, producing the protein MSQMSEVEVRKDQTNDEVLQWVTFQLEEETYGINVMQVREVLRYSEIAPVPGAPDYVLGIINLRGNVVTVIDTRSRFGLMQGEITDNTRIIVIESERQVIGILVDSVAEVVYLRSSEIDTTPSVGTDESAKFIQGVSNRDGKLLILVDLNKLLSEDEWDEMAHL; encoded by the coding sequence ATGTCTCAAATGAGTGAAGTTGAAGTAAGAAAAGATCAAACTAATGACGAAGTACTTCAATGGGTAACATTCCAGCTAGAAGAAGAAACTTACGGCATCAATGTAATGCAAGTACGTGAAGTACTGCGTTACAGCGAAATTGCTCCGGTACCGGGTGCTCCAGACTACGTGCTAGGTATTATTAACCTGCGTGGTAATGTTGTTACTGTTATCGACACTCGTTCTCGCTTTGGCTTGATGCAAGGTGAAATTACAGACAACACTCGTATCATCGTTATCGAATCTGAGCGTCAAGTAATTGGTATTCTAGTAGATAGCGTTGCTGAAGTGGTTTACCTACGTTCTTCTGAAATCGATACAACACCAAGTGTTGGTACTGATGAAAGCGCGAAGTTCATCCAAGGTGTAAGCAACCGTGATGGCAAGCTGCTTATCTTAGTAGATCTAAACAAACTACTAAGCGAAGACGAATGGGATGAGATGGCTCACCTGTAA
- a CDS encoding DUF2802 domain-containing protein, with the protein MFEALPLTPVALIAGVGVFTLFILILISKVKRAIQKQLDQSRLQVRNLDKELQKSSKQLLEVRSVVVGLGQKVTEQQDLIKHLNERIVELEHADTDGRLYTRATKMVQLGAGINELIEECELPKAEAELMMSLQNKLAGKEKIPSLRSNPSSFDEQPASSHDRRDPPRRR; encoded by the coding sequence ATGTTTGAAGCGCTTCCTTTAACCCCAGTTGCTCTGATTGCCGGAGTCGGGGTTTTTACGTTATTCATCCTGATTTTGATTAGCAAAGTAAAACGTGCGATTCAAAAGCAGCTTGATCAGTCACGTCTTCAAGTTCGTAACTTGGACAAAGAGCTACAAAAATCGAGTAAGCAATTACTTGAGGTTCGCTCTGTTGTGGTTGGTCTTGGTCAGAAAGTGACTGAGCAACAAGATCTGATCAAGCACTTGAATGAACGTATTGTTGAGTTGGAACATGCGGATACCGATGGACGTTTGTACACGCGTGCAACGAAAATGGTTCAACTTGGTGCTGGGATTAACGAACTGATCGAAGAATGCGAATTGCCAAAAGCGGAAGCTGAGCTAATGATGTCTCTGCAAAATAAGCTCGCTGGCAAAGAGAAAATTCCTTCGCTAAGAAGTAATCCTTCATCATTTGATGAACAACCTGCGTCTTCTCATGATCGCAGAGACCCTCCTCGACGCCGATAA
- the ccmA gene encoding cytochrome c biogenesis heme-transporting ATPase CcmA codes for MLEVSNLTAIRDDRVLFESLSFQLKPGELVQVEGRNGTGKTTLLRIITGLGDRDDGTISWDGESIESSRDVYHQNLLFLGHQTGVKRELSAYENLSFYQSIHSGGSIKEDLYHALAQVGLAGREDVPAGQLSAGQQRRVALARLWLSKQMLWILDEPLTAIDKQGVKVLESLFSQHADNGGIVLLTTHQDMFADSPKLRKIKLGE; via the coding sequence ATGCTAGAAGTCTCAAATTTAACTGCTATTCGTGACGACAGGGTTCTGTTTGAATCGTTGTCTTTTCAATTAAAACCAGGTGAACTGGTTCAGGTTGAAGGTCGTAACGGTACTGGGAAAACGACACTCCTTAGGATTATTACAGGGCTAGGTGATCGCGATGACGGCACTATCTCTTGGGATGGTGAGTCCATCGAATCGAGTCGAGATGTTTATCATCAAAATTTGCTTTTTCTTGGTCACCAAACGGGCGTGAAGCGCGAGCTTAGTGCTTATGAGAACCTAAGTTTCTATCAATCGATTCACAGTGGTGGTTCGATCAAGGAAGACCTTTACCATGCTCTGGCTCAAGTAGGTCTTGCAGGTAGAGAAGATGTCCCTGCTGGGCAGCTTTCTGCAGGTCAACAGCGCCGAGTGGCGTTGGCTCGTCTTTGGTTGAGCAAACAAATGTTGTGGATTCTCGATGAGCCGCTGACTGCGATTGATAAGCAGGGCGTGAAAGTTCTCGAATCTCTTTTTTCTCAGCATGCAGACAACGGTGGCATCGTGTTATTAACCACGCACCAAGATATGTTTGCTGATAGCCCGAAACTAAGAAAAATAAAGTTGGGTGAGTAA